DNA sequence from the Streptomyces cinnabarinus genome:
ATCACCGAGGAAGAAGGGCCCGGCGCGCTGGGTCCCCGGCTCCGGCAGATGGTTGGTCAGCGGCTCATTGGCTTCGAACGACAGATCGGCCCTTACGCCGTGGCGGATCTGCGGATGCACGCACTGCTGAAGGACTACGGATCCGCTGCTCCGAGACAGGGATTACGCCTGCTCGTAGCTGACACGCTCGACAACCCGAGGGCCGAGTTCAACTGGATCCCCCACACCTATCGCCCGCTCGCGGAATCCCGTCGGCAAGCCAACAAAGTCAAGCGGGACGAGCGCGTGATGGTGGTCATAGGAAACCCACCCCACGATGCGGTCACCCGAGGTGCGGGAAAATGGATCGAGACGGGTGATCCGAACGTCGGCGAGGATCCACCGCTGGACGACTTCCGGTTGCCGGGCAACGGCACGTACGAGTCGAAACTGTCGAACCTGCACGTCTTCTTCTGGCGGTGGGGTTCCTGGAAGGTCTTCGACGCCCACGATGACGCACCGTTCGGTGTGGTTGCTTACATCACGCCGAAAGCCTGGCTGAAGAGTCGCGCGTTCGCTGGCATGCGCCGCTATCTGCGGAAATCGGCAGATGAAGGCTGGGTCATCGATCTTTCCCCCGAAGGTCAACGATCTGCCGTGGCGAACCGCCTCTTCCCGGATGTCGCCCAAGAGCTCTGCATCGCGGTATTCGTGCGTCGACGAGACGACCACCGTGAGGACGGTGCTCTCGTGCACCATCTGAAAGTGCACGGCCATCGGGAGGACAAGACCCGGCGTTTGCTCAGCTTGACCCTCGACGACCCTGAGTGGCGCGACTGCGCGAGCGGAGACACAGACCCCTTCCTTCCGGAAGGAGATGACTCATGGATGAGCGCTCCCCTGCTCAGAGACCTGATGCCATGGTCTTCGCGTGGAGTGACTCCCGGCCGCGTATGGGTCTACGCACCGGACGAGGCGACGCTCCGCAAGCGATGGCGTATTTTCCTGGGCGCCGACGCGACCGAGCGCAGAAAACTCTTCGGAGAGTCCAGGGACCGTACGATCGACAGCCGAGTGACGCCTCTCGCCGGAACGACCGGCTATGACGCAACTCCGTTACGACAGGAGAGGCGACCGCAGCCCGATCCCGTCCAGATTGGGTACCGCTCCTTCGACCGCCAGTTGATCCTGCCGGATCACCGGCTCATGGTGGTTGCCCGGCCAGACCTCTGGCGGGTGCGGGGACATCAACAGGTGTTCACCGTGGAGCAGAACGCTCATCCTGTCGTTAACGGACCGGCCCTCGTGTTCAGCGCGTTGATCCCTGACATGCACTACTTCAACGGGCGTAGTGGTTGTGTCCGGCCGCTCTATCGCGATGCGCGGGGCGGATCTCCCAACATCGCCCCCCTCCTGCTCGACGTGCTCACACGACGGCTCGCCACGAAGGTCACGTCCGAGGACTTCCTGGCCTACATCGCCGCGGTGGTCTCCCATCCCGCCTACACGGAGCGCTTCCGCGACAACCTCGAGGACCCCGGCGTCCGGATACCACTGACCGGAGACGTTCGTCTGTGGGACCGGGCGATTCGAACAGGCCGCCGCGTGTTATGGCTGCATACATACGGAGACCGCTTCTCGGACCGAGCAGAAGGACGCACGCGCGAGATGCTGCGACTGCCCTCCAATCGCCCTCGCTGTGTTGTGGAGATACCGGATACAGAGGAAGGAATGCCGCAGGCCCTCCGATATGAGCCGGACGAGCAGAGGCTGTGGATCGGTTCGGGATGCATCGCTCCCGTGCCGCCGTCCACAAGGGAGTACCAGGTCTCCGGCATGAACGTCTTGGACAAGTGGTTCGGCTATCGCCGGAAGAAGCCTGCGGGCAAGCGTCGCCTGGAACTCGACCATGTGGTGGCCCGTCGTTGGTCCCCCGACTGGACAAGCGAGTTGCTGACGCTGCTCAACATCCTTGGCCTCTTGGTCCAGGAGGAACCGGCTCAGCGGGAACTGCTGGAAGGCGTCTGTTCCGGCCCTCTCGTCTCCATAAGGGACCTGGCGGAGGACGGCGTTCTCCCGGTGCCACGGCATGCACTCAAGCCCGTCGCACCCGCCGCTGGGCGAGACGCAATGCCGGGGACGTGATGCCCCACGGCGAGCCTGACCGTCGGTACCTGCTGAGTGATGTCCAAAGATCTTCCCCGGACTTCCCCCAAGGGATCCTCAGAAACCACTCAGGGACCCGACCCGCACTGCGGATCAGGCCCCTGAACTGGTGTTTCGGCTGTCGGGGTGGCGGGATTTGAACCCACGACCTCTTCGTCCCGAACGAAGCGCGCTGCCAAGCTGCGCTACACCCCGATTGTCCCCGCTCGTCGCGGTGACGTCGTTTACTTTAGCCCACCGGTGGCTGGAGACGAAATCCGGTTTTGGCGCGGTGGTGGGCGCGGTGGCGGACGGGGTTGGGGCGGGTGTGGTCGATGGCCACGAGGAGGACGGCGAGGGCGTAGATGGAGAGGCCGAGGAGGAGGGCGTTGGCCAGGACGGACTTGTAGCCGTGCGCGTCCACGTCCAGGAAGGGGTAGAGGTAGCGGGCCGGCCCGCCGGGTGCCAGCAGTTCCGCTCGGGTGAGGCAGAAGGCCAGGTAGGCCAGGGGGTACAGGAGCCAGCCCGCCGCCTGGCGCAGGTGCAGGGCGCCCGGTGCCGTCAGCAGGAGCCAGTCCAGGGCCGCCGCGATCGGGGTGACCGTGTGCAGGACGTGGTTCGCCACCGCGTGCCAGCCCGTCGGCGGTACGGCCTCTCCCGTCATCGAGAACGGGCTCGCCGCGTTCGCCAGCAGCAGGTGGTACACCAGGCCCGTGATCGCCACGTACAACAGGGCCGCGCCCGTCAGTGCCGACGGCAGGGGCCTGCGGGCCGACCACGCCCTGCGAGCCGCGAACAGCATGACCAGCGCCAGCAGGATGTTGCTCTGGACCGTGAAGTAGCTGAGTACCCGCGCGGGGCTGCTGAGGACGAGTTCGATCGTCACCGCCCCGGCCGCCGCCAGGGCGATCAGCAGGCGGAACACGGCGGCCAGACGGCGGCGTACGGGATCCACCACCGCCGTGGCGGGAACGGGCGCGGGCAGCAGCCCGGGCACGCCGGGCACGGCGGGCAGATCCGGGATGTCCCTGGGTATGGGGGCGGTCATGCCCCTCACGCTAAGCAGGGTGGATAAAAGGGGCTATCCGGGCGGGCTATTCGGGCGGCTCACTCTCCGGCTCCACCCCGTCACGCCTTTTCCGCCGGCGTCACCCCTCCACCGGCGCAGCACCGTCCCCCGGCGTCACACCCGCCTACCAGCGCAACACCCGTCCCCCGGCGTGACCCCTTTCCCCCGGCGTCACACCCGCCTACCAGCGCAGCAGCCGTCCCCCGGCGTGACCCCTTTCCCCCGGCGTCACACCTTCTCCACCAGCGTCAACAGCGTCACCTCCGGCGGACACGCGAACCGCACCGGCGTGTACCGGTTCGTGCCGCAGCCCGCCGAGACGTGGAGGTATGCCGTCCGGGCCGCCGCCGTGTGGGTCGACAGCCCCTTCACCCGCTCCGTGTCCAGGTCGCAGTTGGTGACCAGGGCGCCGTAGAAGGGGATGCAGAGCTGGCCGCCGTGGGTGTGGCCGGCCAGGATCAGCGGGTAGCCGTCCGCCGCGAAGTCGTCCAGGACGCGGAGATACGGCGCGTGCACCACGCCCATCGAGAAGTCCGCCGTACCGGAGGGGCCACCCGCCACCTCGGCGTACCGGTCCCGCTTGATGTGCGGGTCGTCCAGGCCCGTCAGCTCGACCGACATCCCGTCGACCTTCAGCGTGCCCCGCGTGTTCGTGAGGTTCAGCCAGCCCGCCGTGTCGAAGCCGTCCCGCAGGTTCTCCCAGGGGTTGTGGACCACGCCGACCGCCGGCGGGTTGCCGTTCAGGCCGTAGCGACCCTGGGCCTTCTCCAGCAGATAGCGGGCCGGGTTGCGCAGCTTGGGGCCGTAGTAGTCGTTCGAGCCGAAGACGTACGCGCCCGGGAACTCCATCAGCGGACCCAGCGCGTCCAGGACCTCCGGCACGCCCTCGGTGTCCGAGAGGTTGTCGCCCGTGTTGATCACGAAGTCGGGGCGCAGGCCCGCCAGCGAGCGCAGCCAGCGCTGCTTCTTGCGCTGTCCGCTCACCATGTGGATGTCGGAGATCTGCAGTACGCGCAGTGGACGCATGCCGCGGGGGAGGACGGGGACCGTCACCCTCCGCAGGCGGAAGGAGCGGGCTTCGAAACCCGCCGAGTAGAGCAGTCCGGCGGCACCAGCCGCCGCGATCCCCAGAGGTACTCCGTATCGCGCACGCATACCTCCATCGTGTCAGACCGGCCCCAACTCCCGTGCCCGGCCGCCCCTCAAGCGCCCCCACGGGAAATCGAGCGGCGCCCGGTCACACGTACCTGCGACAATCGCCTCATGACCACGCTCAAGTCGAAGCTGCAGGATGACCTCAACGCCGCGATCAAGGGGCGCGACGAGCTCCGCTCCTCGACGCTCCGGCTGACGCTCACCGCGATCACCAAGGAGGAGGTCGCGGGCAAGGAGAAGCGCGAGCTCTCCGACGACGAGGTGCAGAAGGTGATCACCCGCGAGGCGAAGAAGCGGCGCGAGGCCGCGGAGGCGTTCGCGCAGGGCGGCCGTCCCGAGTCCGCCGAGCGGGAGAAGGCGGAGGGCGAGGTGCTCGCCGCGTACCTGCCCCAGCAGCTCAGCGACGAGGAGCTGGAGCAGATCGTCACCGCGGCCGTCGCCGAGGCCAGGGCGGCCGGCGCCGAGGGTCCGCGGGCCATGGGCGCCGTGATGAAGATCGTGAACCCGAAGGTCGCGGGCCAGGCGGAGGGCGGCCGGGTCGCCGCCGCCGTGAAGAAGCTCCTCGCGGGCTGAGACCGAGAACACAAGCGGACAGACGTACGGCCCCTTCCCCTCCGCAGAGCCCTGGTGTCCCAGGGCCGTGGAGGGAAAGGGGCCGCTGTCGTACTCGTGGGCGGCTCAGCCCCGGCCGCCGCCGTTGCCGTTGCCGGTGTTCGTCTGGCCCTGGAAGAAGTCCTCCGGGATCGAGAACGTCGGGTCCGGTTCGGTCGTACCGCCATTCGTGCCGCCGTCGACCAGGCCGCCGATCAGACCGCCGTTGTTGTTGCCGTTGTTGCCGTTCTCATCGCCGTTGCCGTTGTCGTTGTCCTCGTCGTCGCGGTCCCGGTCGCCGGTGTCGCCGCGGGGGATGTCGACGAGGTTGAACTCGGGCGCCTCCCGGCCGTCCAGCGCGCCGGTCATCATGTCGCGCCAGATCGGGCCCGGCACCTGGCCACCGAAGACCTTCGCGTGCCAGATGCCGCCGATGGTGATGTTCTGCATCTTCCGCTTGTGCGCGGGGTCACCGACCCAGACGGCACCGGCCATGTTCGGGGTGTAGCCCACGAACCAGGCGGCGAACCGCTCGTCCGTCGTACCGGTCTTACCGGCGCTCGGCCGGCCGCCGAGGCCCGCCTGCTGACCCGTACCGTCCTCGACCACGCCCCGCAGCAGGGTGTTGACGGTGTCGGCGGTCTGCTCGGACATCGCACGCGAGCAGGTCGACTTCGGGACCTCCAGCGACTTGGACTTGCCGCCGACCCGCTGGCTGATCGACTCGATCGCGATCGGGGTGCAGTACATCCCGCGCGAGGCGAAGGTGGCGTAGCCGTTCGCCATGGTCAGCGGGGACATCTCCTGGGTGCCCAGGGCGATGGAGGGACCCTGGCCCATCTTTCCGCCGTCCGCGCGCTCGACGCCCATCTTCGCGGCCATCTCGGTGACCGGGCAGGTGCCGATCTCGCTGATCATCTCGACGAAGTAGGTGTTGACCGACTTCGCGGTCGCTTCCTTCATGTCGTAGGGGCCGACCTCGGACTCGTTCTCGTTGGTGAGCGAGACACCCTTCTCGTCCCAGGTGCCGTCACAGGTCGCGACCGGCGTCGGGTAGTCCATCTTGTACGGCGATCCGTAGACCTTGTTCGCCGCCATGCCGCCTTCGAGGGCCGCCGCGGCCACTATCGGCTTGAACGTCGAACCGGGCTGGTAACCCGCGCCGCCGCCCATCGCCGCGTCGACCGAGAGGTTGATCTGGGTCTCGTTCTTGCCGAAGCCGTACGGGCGGGACTGGCCCATGGCCAGGATCTTGCCGGTGCCGGGCTCCACGATGGTCGCGGCGGTCGCCACGTCGTCGCTCTTGTTGACGTGGTCCTTGACCGACTGCTGGACCGACTCCTGGGCCTGCGGGTCGAGGGTGGTCTTGATGGTCAGACCGCCCTGGTTCCAGATCTTGGCCCGGGCCTCCTTGGACTTGCCGAAGACCGGGTCGCTCAGGAAGGCCGCGCGGACGTAGTCGCAGAAGAAGCCCGAGCCCTTCACGGCGGTGATGCAGCCGTTCTTGGGCTTGCTGACCTTCAGGCCCAGCGGCTTCTTCTTGGCCTCGGCGGCCTCCGCCTGGGAGATGTCGCCGACGTCGGCCATGCGGTCGAGCACGGTGTTGCGCCGCTTGGTGGCCTCGGCCTCGTCGTTGACGGGGTCGTAGCGCGAGGGCGACTGGACGATACCGGCGAGGAGCGCGGCCTCCTGGACCTTCAGGTTCTTCGCGGACTTGGAGAAGTAGCGCTGGGCCGCGGCCTCGACGCCGTACGCCTGCTGGCCGAAGAACGTGATGTTCAGGTAGTTCTCGAGGATCTTCTTCTTGCCCAGCTCCTCCTCGACCTGGATCGCGTACTTCAGTTCGCGGATCTTGCGGCCGAGGGTCTGCTGGGTGGCCTGGGCGACCTTCGTCGGGTCGTCGCCGGCCTCCTCCACGAAGACGTTCTTCACGTACTGCTGGGTGAGCGTGGAGGCGCCCTCGGCGACCCCGCCGCTCTGCGCGTTCTTGTTCAGCGCGCGCAGGACGCCCTTCAGGTCGACCGCGCCGTGCTCGTAGAAGCGGGCGTCCTCGATCGCGACGATCGCCTTCTGCAGGTACGGCGAGATGTCCTTGAGGTCCACCACCGTGCGGTCGCGTGAGTAGACCGTGGCGATCGTGCCGCCCTCGGCGTCGAGGATCGTGG
Encoded proteins:
- a CDS encoding type ISP restriction/modification enzyme produces the protein MAARADQRGTYEESVQAAVSAFGAEVTPKLKGGGWQEDQLRGPLETLVRAVGARLGFTITLAGEVPLVDLRARPDYAVSVDGALIGYIELKRPGRGADPALFTGDSAAQWEKLCLLPNVLYCDGNEFGLYRSGRLVGPMARMKGSVLTSGARLTPDGGALARVLQDFLTWQPKPPRTTMQLVRSVAGLCRLLCDEVAESMVQEKADRRRRVFTEIAEEWRRLLFPETTDDEFVEQFGQTVVFALLLARVEGIAFEGESVHAIAAKLGKRHSLMGKALDVLTEESATGDLSTTLDTLLRVVGVVDWSRLDDGSGDSYLLLYEDFLQIYDRELRVRTGSYYTPHGVVEAMVRLTEAILKRAFRIETGFASSEVVVVDPAMGTGTFLLSILRRAADTITEEEGPGALGPRLRQMVGQRLIGFERQIGPYAVADLRMHALLKDYGSAAPRQGLRLLVADTLDNPRAEFNWIPHTYRPLAESRRQANKVKRDERVMVVIGNPPHDAVTRGAGKWIETGDPNVGEDPPLDDFRLPGNGTYESKLSNLHVFFWRWGSWKVFDAHDDAPFGVVAYITPKAWLKSRAFAGMRRYLRKSADEGWVIDLSPEGQRSAVANRLFPDVAQELCIAVFVRRRDDHREDGALVHHLKVHGHREDKTRRLLSLTLDDPEWRDCASGDTDPFLPEGDDSWMSAPLLRDLMPWSSRGVTPGRVWVYAPDEATLRKRWRIFLGADATERRKLFGESRDRTIDSRVTPLAGTTGYDATPLRQERRPQPDPVQIGYRSFDRQLILPDHRLMVVARPDLWRVRGHQQVFTVEQNAHPVVNGPALVFSALIPDMHYFNGRSGCVRPLYRDARGGSPNIAPLLLDVLTRRLATKVTSEDFLAYIAAVVSHPAYTERFRDNLEDPGVRIPLTGDVRLWDRAIRTGRRVLWLHTYGDRFSDRAEGRTREMLRLPSNRPRCVVEIPDTEEGMPQALRYEPDEQRLWIGSGCIAPVPPSTREYQVSGMNVLDKWFGYRRKKPAGKRRLELDHVVARRWSPDWTSELLTLLNILGLLVQEEPAQRELLEGVCSGPLVSIRDLAEDGVLPVPRHALKPVAPAAGRDAMPGT
- a CDS encoding transglycosylase domain-containing protein, with the protein product MPKKRSGGGLSPTQQAAKFLGVSVLAGAVLAGIALPAVGALGLAAKGSVESFDELPANLKTPPLSQRTTILDAEGGTIATVYSRDRTVVDLKDISPYLQKAIVAIEDARFYEHGAVDLKGVLRALNKNAQSGGVAEGASTLTQQYVKNVFVEEAGDDPTKVAQATQQTLGRKIRELKYAIQVEEELGKKKILENYLNITFFGQQAYGVEAAAQRYFSKSAKNLKVQEAALLAGIVQSPSRYDPVNDEAEATKRRNTVLDRMADVGDISQAEAAEAKKKPLGLKVSKPKNGCITAVKGSGFFCDYVRAAFLSDPVFGKSKEARAKIWNQGGLTIKTTLDPQAQESVQQSVKDHVNKSDDVATAATIVEPGTGKILAMGQSRPYGFGKNETQINLSVDAAMGGGAGYQPGSTFKPIVAAAALEGGMAANKVYGSPYKMDYPTPVATCDGTWDEKGVSLTNENESEVGPYDMKEATAKSVNTYFVEMISEIGTCPVTEMAAKMGVERADGGKMGQGPSIALGTQEMSPLTMANGYATFASRGMYCTPIAIESISQRVGGKSKSLEVPKSTCSRAMSEQTADTVNTLLRGVVEDGTGQQAGLGGRPSAGKTGTTDERFAAWFVGYTPNMAGAVWVGDPAHKRKMQNITIGGIWHAKVFGGQVPGPIWRDMMTGALDGREAPEFNLVDIPRGDTGDRDRDDEDNDNGNGDENGNNGNNNGGLIGGLVDGGTNGGTTEPDPTFSIPEDFFQGQTNTGNGNGGGRG
- a CDS encoding metallophosphoesterase, whose product is MRARYGVPLGIAAAGAAGLLYSAGFEARSFRLRRVTVPVLPRGMRPLRVLQISDIHMVSGQRKKQRWLRSLAGLRPDFVINTGDNLSDTEGVPEVLDALGPLMEFPGAYVFGSNDYYGPKLRNPARYLLEKAQGRYGLNGNPPAVGVVHNPWENLRDGFDTAGWLNLTNTRGTLKVDGMSVELTGLDDPHIKRDRYAEVAGGPSGTADFSMGVVHAPYLRVLDDFAADGYPLILAGHTHGGQLCIPFYGALVTNCDLDTERVKGLSTHTAAARTAYLHVSAGCGTNRYTPVRFACPPEVTLLTLVEKV
- a CDS encoding Pr6Pr family membrane protein, which codes for MTAPIPRDIPDLPAVPGVPGLLPAPVPATAVVDPVRRRLAAVFRLLIALAAAGAVTIELVLSSPARVLSYFTVQSNILLALVMLFAARRAWSARRPLPSALTGAALLYVAITGLVYHLLLANAASPFSMTGEAVPPTGWHAVANHVLHTVTPIAAALDWLLLTAPGALHLRQAAGWLLYPLAYLAFCLTRAELLAPGGPARYLYPFLDVDAHGYKSVLANALLLGLSIYALAVLLVAIDHTRPNPVRHRAHHRAKTGFRLQPPVG
- a CDS encoding GatB/YqeY domain-containing protein yields the protein MTTLKSKLQDDLNAAIKGRDELRSSTLRLTLTAITKEEVAGKEKRELSDDEVQKVITREAKKRREAAEAFAQGGRPESAEREKAEGEVLAAYLPQQLSDEELEQIVTAAVAEARAAGAEGPRAMGAVMKIVNPKVAGQAEGGRVAAAVKKLLAG